From a single Intestinibaculum porci genomic region:
- a CDS encoding EAL domain-containing protein translates to MFYDYDFLMTSTIIIILMLCYYFRRYHLPVDRNRNFLKLLVMEVIVMALDILATWMDDFHLACSIQLLTAINLAFFLCFITRAYQFYHYTASFLPERKKRNVFMAGLLMAGWLYILPTVLFHHIFWMDAQGYHSGPFYNVIYLYNAIYFGMSLVLLLRYKMPKRERETLMAAQMILIVGSLIRYLLPKIPIMDFFCTLSLLTIYLGVQNPDLMLNDKTGLFNSLGFYYYAREQLHQGKKMKMMMLSIDHYEGMKAIYGNRKMRECLHMLGHEMITHFRKYVLAYQGGGRFFIATTGEFDASAFIHYFANRFSQPFVMNNGENIYLNYCISYLDDQVQLDSAKNLESVMNRANERAELSGSGTVVKVTNEDFQRHRHILAVEDALNNAIYQNRIDVYYQPIYHTKTHTITGAEALARLNDPKLGFISPEEFISAAERMGLIHKLGAQVLEKVCQFIATHDLKTLGIQYINVNVSPLQCLDEHFPQLFKNILNAYHVPSAMIHLEITESTHIDMGLLKNIMGELSAMGVAFNLDDYGTGYSNISLISQYPFSTIKVDLSLTWSYFKGENTILPHIVKMIREMGKNVTVEGVETEKMAKELKQMNVNDLQGYYFAKPLPPEAFLSYLKTSS, encoded by the coding sequence ATGTTTTATGATTATGATTTTTTAATGACATCCACAATCATTATTATTTTGATGCTTTGTTATTACTTTCGTCGTTATCATTTACCAGTAGATCGTAATCGTAATTTCTTAAAACTTTTAGTTATGGAAGTGATCGTCATGGCGCTAGATATTTTAGCGACCTGGATGGATGATTTCCATCTTGCCTGCAGTATTCAGCTGTTAACGGCCATTAATTTAGCTTTCTTTCTTTGTTTTATTACGCGGGCTTATCAGTTTTATCATTATACGGCCTCCTTTTTACCTGAGCGTAAGAAACGTAATGTCTTTATGGCAGGATTATTGATGGCAGGCTGGCTTTATATTTTACCGACAGTACTCTTTCATCATATTTTCTGGATGGATGCGCAAGGCTATCATTCGGGCCCTTTCTATAACGTTATTTATTTGTATAATGCCATTTATTTTGGCATGTCTCTAGTGTTGTTACTAAGGTATAAGATGCCCAAACGGGAACGGGAAACCTTGATGGCAGCTCAAATGATTTTAATTGTTGGCTCACTGATTCGCTATCTTTTACCGAAAATTCCGATTATGGATTTCTTCTGTACGCTTTCTTTACTGACAATTTATTTAGGCGTGCAGAACCCGGATTTAATGTTGAATGATAAAACGGGTTTATTTAATAGCCTTGGCTTCTATTACTATGCCCGAGAACAGCTTCATCAAGGGAAAAAGATGAAAATGATGATGCTTTCGATCGATCATTATGAGGGGATGAAAGCTATTTATGGTAATCGTAAGATGCGTGAATGTTTGCATATGTTAGGACATGAAATGATTACCCATTTTCGGAAATATGTGCTTGCTTATCAGGGCGGCGGTCGTTTCTTTATCGCCACAACCGGTGAGTTTGATGCCTCAGCATTCATTCACTATTTTGCCAATCGTTTTAGTCAGCCGTTTGTGATGAATAACGGAGAAAATATTTACTTGAATTACTGCATTTCATATTTAGATGATCAGGTACAGTTAGATAGTGCAAAAAATCTGGAATCTGTTATGAACCGTGCTAATGAGCGGGCGGAATTGTCAGGCAGCGGTACTGTTGTAAAGGTCACGAATGAAGATTTTCAGAGACATCGTCATATCTTGGCTGTCGAAGATGCCTTAAATAATGCCATTTACCAAAATCGTATTGATGTCTATTATCAGCCGATTTATCATACGAAGACCCATACGATTACAGGCGCTGAAGCCTTAGCCCGTCTCAATGATCCCAAACTGGGATTTATCTCACCGGAAGAATTTATCAGTGCCGCTGAGCGGATGGGGCTGATTCATAAATTAGGAGCACAAGTTTTAGAAAAAGTCTGCCAGTTTATCGCGACACATGATCTAAAGACGTTAGGTATTCAGTATATTAATGTCAATGTTTCGCCGCTGCAGTGTCTTGATGAACATTTCCCACAGCTCTTTAAAAACATCTTGAATGCTTATCATGTGCCTTCAGCGATGATCCATCTGGAAATCACCGAATCTACACATATTGATATGGGCCTTCTTAAAAACATTATGGGAGAGTTATCCGCGATGGGCGTTGCTTTTAATCTTGATGATTATGGGACCGGCTATTCGAATATTTCTTTGATTTCCCAATATCCGTTTTCTACGATTAAAGTGGATTTGTCATTAACCTGGTCATACTTTAAAGGAGAGAATACCATTCTGCCACATATCGTAAAAATGATCCGTGAAATGGGCAAAAATGTCACTGTTGAAGGCGTAGAAACGGAAAAGATGGCCAAAGAATTAAAACAGATGAATGTCAATGATCTGCAAGGCTATTACTTTGCGAAGCCATTGCCGCCAGAAGCCTTTCTAAGTTATTTAAAAACCTCTTCATGA
- a CDS encoding HAD family hydrolase produces MKKKGDRSSFSARLTFMQNYIFDLYGTLIDIETDEESESFWQDMCEYYNDFGTSYSPMELKRRYHEYCNREEKALIGDYPEIKLEKVFLSLLEEGGGYSPIDRYEWTLLCAQYFRALSRKKLVTYKDTITLLKTLKQQEKRVYLLSNAQTCFTLDEMQKCKITPYFNGIYISSDYGVKKPSRDFMEILLKNERLKVKESVMIGNDLTSDICVASKVGMKSIFINSYHHDVETLQKEATCLGDYHDYVQVDSLTDVLTMVKEKKR; encoded by the coding sequence ATGAAAAAGAAAGGAGATAGGTCGAGCTTCTCTGCTCGACTGACATTTATGCAAAATTATATTTTTGATTTATATGGCACATTGATTGATATCGAGACTGATGAAGAAAGCGAAAGCTTTTGGCAGGATATGTGTGAATATTATAATGATTTTGGGACCAGCTATAGCCCGATGGAATTAAAAAGACGCTATCATGAATACTGCAATCGGGAAGAAAAGGCTTTGATAGGGGATTATCCAGAAATAAAGCTGGAAAAAGTTTTCTTATCGTTACTTGAAGAAGGCGGCGGCTATAGTCCGATTGATCGTTATGAATGGACACTTCTCTGCGCGCAGTATTTCCGTGCTTTAAGTCGTAAGAAATTAGTGACCTATAAAGATACCATAACATTATTAAAAACCCTGAAGCAGCAGGAGAAGCGCGTCTATCTTTTGTCTAATGCGCAAACTTGCTTTACTTTAGATGAAATGCAGAAATGTAAGATTACCCCTTATTTTAATGGGATCTATATTTCTTCTGATTATGGCGTTAAGAAACCATCTCGTGATTTTATGGAAATCTTACTTAAAAATGAACGCTTAAAAGTTAAAGAAAGTGTCATGATCGGCAACGATTTAACCAGTGATATCTGCGTTGCCAGCAAGGTGGGAATGAAGAGTATCTTTATTAATTCCTATCATCACGATGTTGAAACTTTGCAAAAGGAAGCCACCTGTTTAGGTGATTACCATGATTATGTGCAGGTGGATTCCCTTACCGATGTATTAACAATGGTGAAAGAAAAAAAGAGATAG
- a CDS encoding DNA/RNA non-specific endonuclease: protein MKKIFQKVIAVMIAVSTLSFGVMPVTHAETIVYTTRTGSKYHSRKSCPTLSRSRVIYSKTLSEAKAEGLDACKVCARNLSSTKKSSTKSTKKSNYRVTYQAAPAPDKNAYRTVNGNKPTFTKAQMTTKSFERYSALDSLGRCRTAFVNASPSTLPTKKRGSIGMVKPTGWHTVRYSIVGNGSAGYLYNRCHLIAYEISGENANRRNLITGTRYMNVTGMLPFENRIANYIKATRHHVLYRVTPDFKGSNLIANGVHMEAYSVEDHGKGIKFNVYCYNKQPGIKLNYKTGASSLA from the coding sequence ATGAAGAAAATCTTTCAAAAGGTGATCGCAGTGATGATCGCTGTTTCCACATTGTCTTTTGGCGTCATGCCTGTAACGCATGCGGAAACCATTGTCTACACCACCCGGACAGGTTCAAAATATCATTCACGTAAATCCTGTCCAACATTATCGCGTTCACGCGTGATTTATTCCAAGACGCTTTCTGAAGCGAAAGCTGAAGGCTTGGATGCCTGCAAAGTTTGTGCCCGTAATCTTTCTTCGACAAAGAAATCAAGTACTAAGTCAACGAAGAAATCGAATTACAGGGTTACTTATCAGGCTGCCCCAGCACCTGATAAAAATGCCTATCGCACAGTTAATGGCAATAAGCCAACCTTCACGAAAGCCCAGATGACAACCAAATCATTTGAACGTTATTCCGCTTTAGATTCGTTAGGTCGCTGCCGCACTGCTTTTGTGAATGCGAGTCCTAGTACTTTACCAACAAAAAAACGCGGTTCAATCGGTATGGTGAAACCAACCGGCTGGCATACAGTCCGTTATTCAATTGTCGGAAATGGTTCAGCTGGTTATCTGTATAACCGCTGCCACTTAATCGCTTATGAAATCAGTGGTGAAAATGCCAACAGACGTAATCTTATTACTGGTACCCGTTATATGAACGTGACTGGGATGCTGCCATTTGAAAACAGAATTGCTAACTATATTAAAGCAACGCGTCATCACGTGCTTTATCGTGTAACCCCTGATTTTAAGGGCTCTAATCTTATAGCAAACGGTGTTCATATGGAAGCCTATAGCGTTGAAGATCATGGCAAAGGCATCAAATTCAATGTATACTGCTACAATAAGCAGCCTGGTATTAAATTAAATTACAAAACTGGCGCATCCTCGCTAGCCTAA